A region of Rhodamnia argentea isolate NSW1041297 chromosome 9, ASM2092103v1, whole genome shotgun sequence DNA encodes the following proteins:
- the LOC115726335 gene encoding UMP-CMP kinase 3-like isoform X1, with translation MGSVIDGAIEEGSLTEKKPTVVFVLGGPGSGKGTQCANIVQHFGFTHLSAGDLLRAEIKSGSENGTMIQNMIKEGKIVPSEVTIKLLQKAMQESGNDKFLIDGFPRNEENRAAFEAVTKIEPKFVLFFDCSEEEMERRLLNRNQGREDDNIETIRKRFKVFLESSLPVIEHYNAKGKVRKIDAGKPVEEVFEDVKIIFTSNSEKEFTFIGDRVRMAKCGQHAIHFHGYCLELPYMFWHQLWISRGDDAVVAAYCYFILEIFLNLF, from the exons ATGGGAAGTGTtattgatggtgcaattgag GAGGGAAGCTTGACAGAGAAGAAGCCCAcagttgtttttgttttgg GTGGACCAGGCAGTGGAAAGGGTACCCAATGTGCCAATATTGTTCAGCACTTTGGCTTCACACATCTCAGTGCCGGTGACCTTCTCCGAGCAGAAATCAAATCTGGTTCTGAAAATGG AACTATGATCCAGAATATGATTAAGGAGGGAAAGATTGTGCCATCAGAAGTGACAATCAAGCTCCTGCAGAAAGCAATGCAGGAAAGTGGAAATGATAAGTTCCTTATTGATGGTTTCCCTCGAAATGAGGAAAACCGTGCCGCATTTGAAGCTGTT ACtaaaattgagccaaaattcgTGTTGTTTTTTGATTGTTCTGAGGAAGAGATGGAAAGGCGCTTGTTGAATAGGAATCAG ggaagagaagatgaCAACATAGAAACAATAAGGAAAAGGTTTAAGGTGTTCTTGGAGTCTAGCCTCCCAGTTATCGAGCATTACAATGCCAAGGGAAAAGTCAGAAAG ATTGATGCTGGAAAACCTGTTGAAGAGGTTTTTGAAGAcgttaaaataatttttacctCAAACTCTGAGAAG GAATTCACATTTATAGGAGATAGAGTGAGGATGGCAAAGTGCGGTCAACATGCCATTCATTTTCACG GCTACTGTCTAGAGCTGCCTTATATGTTCTGGCATCAGCTTTGGATATCCCGAG GTGATGATGCTGTTGTAGCTGCCTATTGTTACTTCATTTTGGAGATTTTCTTGAATCTATTTTAA
- the LOC115726335 gene encoding UMP-CMP kinase 3-like isoform X2: MGSVIDGAIEEGSLTEKKPTVVFVLGGPGSGKGTQCANIVQHFGFTHLSAGDLLRAEIKSGSENGTMIQNMIKEGKIVPSEVTIKLLQKAMQESGNDKFLIDGFPRNEENRAAFEAVTKIEPKFVLFFDCSEEEMERRLLNRNQGREDDNIETIRKRFKVFLESSLPVIEHYNAKGKVRKIDAGKPVEEVFEDVKIIFTSNSEKEFTFIGDRVRMAKCGQHAIHFHGYCLELPYMFWHQLWISRVFVPVVMQRPYPILPLVLR; encoded by the exons ATGGGAAGTGTtattgatggtgcaattgag GAGGGAAGCTTGACAGAGAAGAAGCCCAcagttgtttttgttttgg GTGGACCAGGCAGTGGAAAGGGTACCCAATGTGCCAATATTGTTCAGCACTTTGGCTTCACACATCTCAGTGCCGGTGACCTTCTCCGAGCAGAAATCAAATCTGGTTCTGAAAATGG AACTATGATCCAGAATATGATTAAGGAGGGAAAGATTGTGCCATCAGAAGTGACAATCAAGCTCCTGCAGAAAGCAATGCAGGAAAGTGGAAATGATAAGTTCCTTATTGATGGTTTCCCTCGAAATGAGGAAAACCGTGCCGCATTTGAAGCTGTT ACtaaaattgagccaaaattcgTGTTGTTTTTTGATTGTTCTGAGGAAGAGATGGAAAGGCGCTTGTTGAATAGGAATCAG ggaagagaagatgaCAACATAGAAACAATAAGGAAAAGGTTTAAGGTGTTCTTGGAGTCTAGCCTCCCAGTTATCGAGCATTACAATGCCAAGGGAAAAGTCAGAAAG ATTGATGCTGGAAAACCTGTTGAAGAGGTTTTTGAAGAcgttaaaataatttttacctCAAACTCTGAGAAG GAATTCACATTTATAGGAGATAGAGTGAGGATGGCAAAGTGCGGTCAACATGCCATTCATTTTCACG GCTACTGTCTAGAGCTGCCTTATATGTTCTGGCATCAGCTTTGGATATCCCGAG TTTTTGTTCCAGTGGTCATGCAAAGACCTTATCCTATACTGCCCCTCGTTTTGAGATAA
- the LOC115726335 gene encoding UMP-CMP kinase 3-like isoform X3, whose translation MGSVIDGAIEEGSLTEKKPTVVFVLGGPGSGKGTQCANIVQHFGFTHLSAGDLLRAEIKSGSENGTMIQNMIKEGKIVPSEVTIKLLQKAMQESGNDKFLIDGFPRNEENRAAFEAVTKIEPKFVLFFDCSEEEMERRLLNRNQGREDDNIETIRKRFKVFLESSLPVIEHYNAKGKVRKIDAGKPVEEVFEDVKIIFTSNSEKATV comes from the exons ATGGGAAGTGTtattgatggtgcaattgag GAGGGAAGCTTGACAGAGAAGAAGCCCAcagttgtttttgttttgg GTGGACCAGGCAGTGGAAAGGGTACCCAATGTGCCAATATTGTTCAGCACTTTGGCTTCACACATCTCAGTGCCGGTGACCTTCTCCGAGCAGAAATCAAATCTGGTTCTGAAAATGG AACTATGATCCAGAATATGATTAAGGAGGGAAAGATTGTGCCATCAGAAGTGACAATCAAGCTCCTGCAGAAAGCAATGCAGGAAAGTGGAAATGATAAGTTCCTTATTGATGGTTTCCCTCGAAATGAGGAAAACCGTGCCGCATTTGAAGCTGTT ACtaaaattgagccaaaattcgTGTTGTTTTTTGATTGTTCTGAGGAAGAGATGGAAAGGCGCTTGTTGAATAGGAATCAG ggaagagaagatgaCAACATAGAAACAATAAGGAAAAGGTTTAAGGTGTTCTTGGAGTCTAGCCTCCCAGTTATCGAGCATTACAATGCCAAGGGAAAAGTCAGAAAG ATTGATGCTGGAAAACCTGTTGAAGAGGTTTTTGAAGAcgttaaaataatttttacctCAAACTCTGAGAAG GCTACTGTCTAG